A section of the Tenrec ecaudatus isolate mTenEca1 chromosome 10, mTenEca1.hap1, whole genome shotgun sequence genome encodes:
- the PHOSPHO1 gene encoding phosphoethanolamine/phosphocholine phosphatase isoform X2, with amino-acid sequence MAAQGAPKFLLTFDFDETIVDENSDESIVRAAPGQRLPESLRATYREGFYNDYMQRVFKYLGEQGVRPRDLRAVYEAIPLSPGMGDLLQFVAKQGACFEVILISDANTFGIESSLRAAGHHGLFRRILSNPSGTDSRGLLALRPFHKHNCARCPANMCKHKVLSDYLRERAQDGVHFERLFYVGDGANDFCPMGLLAGGDVAFPRRGYPMHQLIQEAQKAQPSSFRASVVPWETASDVRLHLQQVLKAC; translated from the coding sequence ATGGCTGCGCAGGGCGCACCGAAATTCCTCTTGACCTTCGACTTCGACGAGACCATCGTGGATGAAAACAGCGACGAGTCGATCGTGCGAGCCGCTCCCGGCCAGCGGCTGCCGGAGAGCCTGCGAGCCACCTACCGTGAAGGCTTCTACAACGATTACATGCAGCGTGTCTTCAAGTACCTGGGCGAGCAGGGCGTGAGGCCCCGGGACCTGCGCGCAGTCTACGAGGCCATCCCCCTGTCGCCTGGCATGGGCGACCTGCTCCAGTTCGTGGCCAAGCAGGGCGCCTGCTTCGAGGTGATTCTGATTTCCGACGCCAACACCTTCGGCATCGAGAGCTCGCTGCGCGCCGCTGGCCACCACGGCCTGTTCCGGCGCATCCTGAGTAACCCTTCGGGCACAGACTCGCGGGGGCTGCTGGCGCTGCGCCCCTTCCACAAGCACAACTGCGCGCGCTGCCCCGCCAACATGTGCAAGCACAAGGTGCTCAGCGACTACCTGCGCGAGCGAGCTCAGGACGGTGTGCACTTCGAGCGCCTCTTCTACGTGGGCGACGGCGCCAACGACTTCTGTCCCATGGGGCTGCTGGCAGGGGGCGACGTGGCCTTCCCGCGGCGCGGCTACCCCATGCACCAGCTCATCCAGGAGGCGCAGAAGGCCCAGCCCAGCTCCTTCCGCGCCAGCGTGGTGCCCTGGGAGACGGCCTCCGATGTGCGCCTCCACCTGCAGCAGGTGCTGAAGGCGTGCTGA
- the PHOSPHO1 gene encoding phosphoethanolamine/phosphocholine phosphatase isoform X1: protein MSGCFPVVGLRCLSRDGGMAAQGAPKFLLTFDFDETIVDENSDESIVRAAPGQRLPESLRATYREGFYNDYMQRVFKYLGEQGVRPRDLRAVYEAIPLSPGMGDLLQFVAKQGACFEVILISDANTFGIESSLRAAGHHGLFRRILSNPSGTDSRGLLALRPFHKHNCARCPANMCKHKVLSDYLRERAQDGVHFERLFYVGDGANDFCPMGLLAGGDVAFPRRGYPMHQLIQEAQKAQPSSFRASVVPWETASDVRLHLQQVLKAC from the exons ATGAGTGGATGCTTCCCAGTCGTTGGCCTCCGATGCCTGTCTAGG GACGGCGGGATGGCTGCGCAGGGCGCACCGAAATTCCTCTTGACCTTCGACTTCGACGAGACCATCGTGGATGAAAACAGCGACGAGTCGATCGTGCGAGCCGCTCCCGGCCAGCGGCTGCCGGAGAGCCTGCGAGCCACCTACCGTGAAGGCTTCTACAACGATTACATGCAGCGTGTCTTCAAGTACCTGGGCGAGCAGGGCGTGAGGCCCCGGGACCTGCGCGCAGTCTACGAGGCCATCCCCCTGTCGCCTGGCATGGGCGACCTGCTCCAGTTCGTGGCCAAGCAGGGCGCCTGCTTCGAGGTGATTCTGATTTCCGACGCCAACACCTTCGGCATCGAGAGCTCGCTGCGCGCCGCTGGCCACCACGGCCTGTTCCGGCGCATCCTGAGTAACCCTTCGGGCACAGACTCGCGGGGGCTGCTGGCGCTGCGCCCCTTCCACAAGCACAACTGCGCGCGCTGCCCCGCCAACATGTGCAAGCACAAGGTGCTCAGCGACTACCTGCGCGAGCGAGCTCAGGACGGTGTGCACTTCGAGCGCCTCTTCTACGTGGGCGACGGCGCCAACGACTTCTGTCCCATGGGGCTGCTGGCAGGGGGCGACGTGGCCTTCCCGCGGCGCGGCTACCCCATGCACCAGCTCATCCAGGAGGCGCAGAAGGCCCAGCCCAGCTCCTTCCGCGCCAGCGTGGTGCCCTGGGAGACGGCCTCCGATGTGCGCCTCCACCTGCAGCAGGTGCTGAAGGCGTGCTGA